The nucleotide sequence AGTAACAGCAGACTTACTATAATATGTCCAATCATTGTATAGGGATATTACCACTCTATCAATATGTTACAGTTTACTATAAAAAGCAGTTACAAGTTAAACTATCTTGCAGAACTCAAGCACATTGGTTTCTGTTTCTCTGGTCACAGCAGATTAGACTCGTACCTTATTTCACAAGAGTTAGCACCTAACGTTCTCTGTTTGCGCACAAGGGTCTTTGCTTTGCTGTCTCCTCGACCCTCGTCACGTAGCTTATTGGCCCTTTTCCTCCACATGGAGGGTATCTGTGGTGATtgtggggtgatggggtaacTGGGGTTTGTGGAGGTGGGGTGACTGGGGGTTGTGGAGGGTAACGGGATTGTTGAGAGGTGATGGGGTAACAAGATTGTTGGGTGATGGGGTAACTGTCAGGATTATGGGGTGACGGTAACTGGGGATTGTGGGGTTAATGGGGTGATGGGGTAACTGCAGGGATTGCAGGGGTGACGAGTTAACTGGGGATTGTGGGGGTGATGGGAGTAACTGGAGATTATGGGGGTGTCGGGTAATTGGGGTGTTGGGGGTGACGGGGTGAATTATGGGGGTGTGATTTGAACCACGTTTGACAGATCtgggtcccccccacccccacccccggttGTTCCAGGGATCCACATTTGGCAGATTATGTACGGCTGTGAGCTCCATGACGACGGGACCACCACCGGGTTCGTTCAGTACGGCTGGGATGGGTCGGACTACATCAGGTTTGACAAGGACCAGAGTGTGTGGGTGACCCCTGTGACCTGGGGTATTATCACCAAGAACAAGTGGGACCGGAACACGGCCGGGAACCAGGATTGGAAGGGATACCTGGAGCAGGAGTGCATCAAATGGGTGAAGACATACGTCAAGGCCGGGGAGAGTCACCTGAAACCcagtgagtgtggggggggggggggaatgtgtgTTTGGGAGTGACCCCCCCCAACACTCGCCCTGTGCCCTGCTTCCACCCGTCTCCTCTGACCCCACTCCGCCGTCTTCTCTCCCCCCTgctgtctcctctctctcctctccaccTCGCCTTTTTCTCTCCGCCTTTGccctctcctcttcctcccctttctgcCCCTACTCACTGCCTCCTCTCCCACCCCCAGATCCCCCCGAAGTCTCGTTCACCGCCTCCAAGGATGGCGGCCTCCTCTCCTGTGTGGCCACTGGCTTCTACCCTCAGTCCATCAACGTGACTATTCTGCGGAATGGCCGGATCATGGAGGAGACCCATTCCCACGGGATCCTGCCCAATCACGACAACACCTACCAGCTGACCAGGACGTTGTGGGTGGAGCCGACGGACACTGCAGAGTTCTCCTGTCGGGTGGAACACCGGCGTCTCCGAGAGCCCCTCGTCCTGTTCCTGGGTAAGAGACACTCACCAGTGGGGTGGTACAtggacagtgagagagagggggcttGGCTGACCACTGGCCCAGGGCTGGGATTGTGAGGGGGCATTGTTGACCTCTGGTCCAAGAGCACAGTGAGGGGTCACTGTTGACCACAGACCCAGGAGAGGACGGGGAGGAATCAGTGGTTGGTCTCTCTTTGTGGGATGGGAGGATGAGGGTGTGGGTGGGGTTGGTGAAGGGAGAATCGGGGttatccctgtctctgtcactgaTGTGACTGTTTCTCTGAATCATCAACAGGTTCAAAGTCCAACTCCATCCCAATCTGGATCATCGCTGTCGTTGTGGTCCTGGTGATCCTGGTGGTCGTCATCACTGTTGGTGTTGCCTACAAAAAGAGAGGTAGGATTGGAGGGAGTTGGACTTCCCCTGGGGAAAGGGGCTTGGGCAGGGTGTGTCCTGCCATTCCTCAGCAAAGCCCATCCCACCACCCTTGTGGGTGCCCCACATCCAACGTTGTCTGTCTTCGCCCGCACTATTCACCACCTCTGTTTGTTCTCCCATTATAACATATTCTGCCTCTTAACTGTCCATAATGTGTCAGCCCCGACACCACCCCCAGCAGTGTCCCACACacccctctgacatcctcccactGTACTTCCTTTCAATCAGCCTCACGAGGATGTTCTTTGGTATTAGACATTGCTTTTCTGGTTAAAGCCAaagctggctgtccactttatctaagcTTCTTGTCATCTTATAGACTAATGATCACTTTGTTTTCTACTTTCCCCCAGTGCAAGAGTCATCAAGTCAGACTGTATGAAATTAGTCCCTTTGGCCTGACCTGCCTTTGCTGACCACATACTTGCATACTCTGATCCCATTTCCTTGCCCCTCTCTACCTTGGTGATTCAAGTACCTGTCTAGATCTATCTTCAATGTTGTGAGAGTCTTTCTTCATCGCTACGTCAGTGTATTTGATTCCAGccatcttctggggcagggtgtgAGAAACATTCTTTCCTCTGGTCACTCCCAGTGATCTTGTTCCTCGCTTACAGACTCTGATTATGGACTCCTCTGCTCCGGGAAATCAATTCCTCCTACCTGTCCCACCTGAGCCTCTCATTACCGTGTGCGTCCATACCTGGTGGACCTGACCAGGGTCAGTATTAGAGTAAATGGTCACTCCAAACCTCCCACTGACctctctgtcacacaccagcTTTGTTCCGTCTCATGGCCTCACAATGAGTTGGGGCTCCTGCTGGTCCTGTTGGATGTGTCTCCTTTCACAAATTGTAGCTTGAGTTCTGTTTGATTGGGATTCAGAGCCCACTGGGCAGGTACTGAATCTATCTGGTTATATGCTGGGGATGTGGGACCGTTCTCACTGACTGTCTCTGTTTTACAGCCGCGTGTTTCTCAGCAGGGAACAAAGACTACAATCCCACCAAAAGTAAGTTCTCTGTAAATCACAGCTGGATGGTTGTGTTACATTGTTCATTTTCACTGTGTCTgatgggttctgtgtgagtgtgtgtgtgtgtgtgtgtgtgtgacgctTTTCTGTATGTCTCTGTCAGTGTGTGAGATTACCCGTATATACCTGTGTTTGTGCGGTGGTGTATTGTGTGATATGGCTGTCTTTGTTTCTCCGAGTCTGTACGGCATTGGTAATAAATgttttcctgcctgtccttccattCACAGCTTCTGACAAAGGAGAATCCTCCTCCAACTCCTCCGCCACGGCCTGAGGCAGGAACCGTGTTGGATACCGGTCAATGCTGGGCTTCCCAGCTCTTGtcactggagctggagctggtcaTTACAGCACAGTCTGGGCACTGAGAAACCACGGTCCGGAACCggaactgtgggagggggtgtaaCCAGTCCCCACAGCACCTCAACTTGGGAATGGCCTCCTGCTCCATTCCATTCCAGGGATCCAGTGCCCAGTTTTCATGGTTTGTCATTGGAATTGCTGCTTTTCCAGGGTTGCTCAGTGTTTTGTGGTGGGGGAGGGCGGTAGGGAGAGTTTGGGGTATGGGGGTGTTGTGGGTGATttatggtggtggggggagatgTGTTTTGCGGGACGTGTTATGGTTGTGATGTGGGGAATGGATTTAATGTTACAGATTGTGTTGTACTGCTTGTTGGGAATTGGAATCACTGGACATTATTCCCAatgttagtgggggggggggtttagtaGGTTTGATTGTCAGTGTTGGGGAGGTTTACTGCTGATGCCTCACTCCATAACCATCTCTCCtcgcctctctccccctctgcaGGAAATTCAGTTCACGGTGGGATATTGATGAAGAAATCCATGGGAACAGAGTGTAATCCTGGGACTCTGGGTGATTAACGTGATATTCTCTGGAGAAAAATATGATTTATGCATTGATCTTTGTGCTTAGGAATACGGATAATTTGCTGATTCACTTCAGGAGCCGGACTGTAAAGTTGCTTTTCATAGAAAGCTGAATCACTTTAGTGTGTTTGGGTTGAAGGGAAGGGGCTCAGTGGGGAACAGCTCTGACCCACAGCTCAGCCCTGGTCGGCATCTGGGGACTCACAGTTGGTGAATAGATTTGCTCATTCAGTCAATTTGACTGTTGacttgttactgataactttatctatttaggtataaaaatcaccaagaaatataaagatttatttggactgaattttttacctatgcttcatcaaattcagcaacttactactagatggtctcccttatttttatcattagttggtcggattaatgctattaaaatgatgattttaccgaaatttttatatttattccaagctttaccaatttttattcctaaatctttttttgataatattgattcaaaaatttcctcatttgtgtggcaaaataaaaatcctaggttaagcaaaaggcaattacaaaagtctaaaaaagatggtggtctagctttacctaactttagattttattattgggcgaataatattcgtaacctaatgtactggaaactagatttggattcacctgtgtgcccacagtgggtaaatttggaatgtagtgaggttaagggatattctatattttccattcttggttcttttcttcctattgatttagccaaattcaataaacagatatctaaccc is from Hypanus sabinus isolate sHypSab1 chromosome 5, sHypSab1.hap1, whole genome shotgun sequence and encodes:
- the LOC132394445 gene encoding major histocompatibility complex class I-related gene protein-like, with product MMLQLLLLALLSGGVSASSHSLRYFYTRVTPGSGVPEFMRSGYVDEEQTNYYDSVVGRDKPRQQWMADSQGPDYWERLTKILRGWEQLFKDSIQILMERTNQTVGIHIWQIMYGCELHDDGTTTGFVQYGWDGSDYIRFDKDQSVWVTPVTWGIITKNKWDRNTAGNQDWKGYLEQECIKWVKTYVKAGESHLKPNPPEVSFTASKDGGLLSCVATGFYPQSINVTILRNGRIMEETHSHGILPNHDNTYQLTRTLWVEPTDTAEFSCRVEHRRLREPLVLFLGSKSNSIPIWIIAVVVVLVILVVVITVGVAYKKRAACFSAGNKDYNPTKTSDKGESSSNSSATA